The genomic region CCGTCTCCGGGAGGATCGCAGCGGGCTCGACGGCCGATGCGTCGACGGGAGCGGCGTGGAAGGACGGGCTGTCACCGGCCGAGGAGGTCACGGTCGGATCCCGCGGAACGACGGGCACCGACCCGTGACCGGGTGAGGGGGGCACGCGCGCGTCCGCGGCATCAGGCGTCGGGGAGGGCAGTCGCGGCGTCGACGAGGGTGAGCTCGGGGCTGTCGCGCTGGATCGCCTTGAGGCGCCACGGGGTGGTGATCAGGGCGATGTGCGTGCCGTCGGATCGGACCAGCACCTCGACGCCGATCGTCTTGGCGAGGGCCGGAGCCGAGGCCGCGTCGGTGATCCGGGCCACCTGGTACTCGAGCGGCTCCATGCGCAGCGGGGCGCGGAACTCGTTCGTCATCCGCTCGACGACGACCTCGAACTGCATGGGGCCGACCGCGCCGAGGACGGGCGCCTGGTCGCCGCGGAGGTCAGAGCGCATCACCTGGATGACGCCCTCGTGGTCCAGCTGCTCGATGCCCTTGCGGAACTGCTTGTGCGTGCTGGTGTCCTTCGAGCGGACCACGCGGAAGAGCTCGGGCGCGAACTGGGGGAGGCGCGGGAAGGTGACGGGCGCGCCGTCGAAGAGCGTGTCGCCCACGCGGATGTTGGACGCGTTCACGAGGCCGACGACGTCGCCCGGGTAGGCGTCGTCGACGGTGGAGCGCTCGCGGCCGAAGAGCTGCTGCGCGTACTTGGTGACGAAGGGGCGGCCGGTCTGGGCGTGCGTGACCGTCATGCCGCGGTGGAAGACGCCCGAGCAGATCCGCATGAACGCGAGGCGGTCGCGGTGCGCGGTGTTCATGCCCGACTGCACCTTGAAGACGAAGCCGGAGAAGTCCTCCTCCACGGGACGTGCGCGGTCCTGCTCGTCCGGACGCGGCTGGGCGGCCGGGGCGATGGCGTCGAGCGCGTCGAGGATGTGGGTCACGCCGAAGTTGAGGACGGCGGCCGCGAAGAGCACGGGCGTGGTGCGTCGGGCGAGGAACGACTCCTCGTCGTGGTCCTGGCCCTCCTCGTGCAGGAGCTCGCTCTCCTCGACGGCGTTCGTCCACGCGGATCCGGCCGCGGCCAGCGCCTCGTCGGGCGACATGCGCGTCTCGGGGGCGATGCTCGCGCCGCCCGCGGTACGCGTGAAGCGCACGCACTCGCCGCTCGATCGGTCGACCACGCCGAAGAACGCGCCGGACTCGCCGACGGGCCACGTGAGGGGGGTGGGGAGGAGGCCCGTGCGCTCCTTGATCTCGTCCATGAGGTCGAGCGGCTCGCGGCCCGGCCGGTCCCACTTGTTG from Clavibacter michiganensis subsp. insidiosus harbors:
- a CDS encoding peptide chain release factor 3 → MSTITPPRAPASASASPVLREASRRRTFAVISHPDAGKSTLTEALLLHAHAIGSAGAVHGKQGRKSTVSDWMDMEKERGISVSSAAIQFTHRDTVMNVVDTPGHADFSEDTYRVLSAVDAAIMLVDASRGLETQTMKLFEVCRQRRIPIITVINKWDRPGREPLDLMDEIKERTGLLPTPLTWPVGESGAFFGVVDRSSGECVRFTRTAGGASIAPETRMSPDEALAAAGSAWTNAVEESELLHEEGQDHDEESFLARRTTPVLFAAAVLNFGVTHILDALDAIAPAAQPRPDEQDRARPVEEDFSGFVFKVQSGMNTAHRDRLAFMRICSGVFHRGMTVTHAQTGRPFVTKYAQQLFGRERSTVDDAYPGDVVGLVNASNIRVGDTLFDGAPVTFPRLPQFAPELFRVVRSKDTSTHKQFRKGIEQLDHEGVIQVMRSDLRGDQAPVLGAVGPMQFEVVVERMTNEFRAPLRMEPLEYQVARITDAASAPALAKTIGVEVLVRSDGTHIALITTPWRLKAIQRDSPELTLVDAATALPDA